Proteins co-encoded in one Granulicella cerasi genomic window:
- the nrdR gene encoding transcriptional regulator NrdR, which produces MKCPFCGFTQDKVIDSRESKEADSIRRRRECERCNKRFTTYERLDEIPYMVVKKDGRREKFDRQKVLQGLLHSCQKRTVSVVQMQQIVDAVETFVVDSAERERPTTAIGELIMARLKDIDTVAYIRFASVYRDFKDVNEFKEELEGLLRGSKDPLRARRNLR; this is translated from the coding sequence ATGAAATGTCCGTTCTGCGGGTTCACCCAAGATAAGGTGATTGACTCGCGCGAAAGCAAGGAAGCTGACTCGATTCGCCGCAGGCGCGAATGCGAGCGCTGCAACAAGCGGTTCACCACCTATGAACGCCTCGACGAGATCCCCTACATGGTGGTGAAAAAGGACGGTCGCCGCGAGAAATTCGATCGCCAGAAGGTGCTCCAGGGCCTGCTGCACTCCTGCCAGAAGCGCACGGTTTCTGTCGTGCAGATGCAGCAGATCGTCGACGCCGTCGAAACCTTCGTGGTCGACTCCGCCGAGCGCGAGCGCCCCACGACAGCTATCGGCGAACTCATCATGGCGCGCCTGAAGGACATCGATACGGTCGCCTATATCCGCTTCGCCAGCGTGTATCGCGACTTCAAGGACGTCAACGAATTCAAGGAAGAGCTCGAAGGCCTGCTGCGCGGCAGCAAGGATCCCCTCCGCGCTCGCCGCAACCTGCGCTAG
- the asd gene encoding aspartate-semialdehyde dehydrogenase, which produces MERRQVGILGATGAVGQRFIQLLANHPWFEISWIAASDRSAGKTYEDACKWRLSTPLPERIAKMVLQPNVPEGSAVELPRIIFSSVDSDIAKELEPKFAAAGCAVISNSSAFRMGADVPLVVPEVNVDHLDVIEQQATRKTSGGYIVTNPNCCAIGLVLPLAVLEQKWGIEKLFVSTMQAVSGAGYPGVASLDILGNVIPYIKNEEEKLQEEVAKLLGGVNDGAFAPGDMTVSAMCHRVPVIDGHTEAVSVKLKKPATAEEIIAAWRAFKPLHQGADATHLPSAPDSPVVYEEGVDRPQPRLDLETGNGMTTTVGRLRPCTLFDWKFTLLSHNTIRGAAGAALLNAEILAVLGKFDFRKYPPVNSAREESSVNA; this is translated from the coding sequence ATGGAACGTCGTCAAGTCGGAATTCTGGGTGCAACCGGCGCTGTAGGTCAGCGCTTTATTCAACTCCTCGCCAACCATCCATGGTTCGAGATTTCGTGGATTGCCGCGAGCGATCGCTCTGCAGGCAAGACCTACGAGGACGCCTGCAAATGGCGCCTGAGCACGCCCCTGCCCGAACGCATTGCCAAGATGGTGCTCCAGCCGAACGTGCCGGAAGGCTCGGCTGTCGAGCTGCCTCGCATCATCTTCTCTTCCGTGGACTCCGACATCGCCAAGGAGCTTGAGCCGAAGTTCGCCGCTGCAGGTTGCGCGGTGATCTCGAACAGCTCGGCCTTCCGCATGGGCGCGGATGTACCGCTCGTTGTGCCGGAGGTGAACGTCGACCATCTCGACGTCATCGAGCAGCAAGCGACACGCAAGACCTCGGGCGGCTACATTGTCACCAACCCGAACTGCTGCGCCATCGGTCTTGTGCTTCCCTTGGCAGTGCTCGAGCAGAAGTGGGGCATTGAGAAGCTCTTCGTTTCAACGATGCAGGCGGTCTCCGGCGCGGGCTACCCCGGCGTTGCGTCGCTCGACATCCTCGGCAACGTGATCCCCTACATCAAGAACGAAGAAGAGAAGCTGCAGGAAGAAGTTGCCAAGCTGCTTGGCGGCGTGAACGACGGAGCCTTCGCGCCCGGCGACATGACCGTCTCGGCGATGTGCCATCGCGTGCCCGTCATCGACGGCCACACCGAGGCCGTCAGCGTAAAGCTGAAGAAGCCCGCGACCGCTGAAGAGATCATCGCCGCCTGGCGCGCGTTCAAGCCTCTGCACCAGGGTGCTGACGCAACACACCTGCCCTCGGCCCCGGATTCGCCCGTGGTTTATGAAGAGGGCGTCGATCGCCCGCAGCCGCGCCTCGACCTCGAGACCGGCAACGGCATGACCACGACCGTTGGCCGTCTGCGTCCCTGCACGCTCTTCGACTGGAAGTTCACGCTGCTCAGCCACAACACCATCCGTGGCGCAGCAGGTGCAGCACTCCTGAACGCAGAAATCCTCGCCGTTCTCGGCAAGTTCGACTTCCGCAAATATCCGCCGGTGAACTCCGCGCGTGAAGAAAGCTCGGTGAACGCATGA
- a CDS encoding carboxypeptidase regulatory-like domain-containing protein — protein sequence MKTLVTTSLLFAASLSLAGCKSNKPQPTESTNNAAAAVPADAGTISGVVNFSGKAPERVKIDMTMDPACGMTAGTNLSEQFVVTGGKLANVYVYVKGVKPSSAPAGQAPVSLDQKGCKYVPHVIALQQGGSVKFTNSDPTMHNVHTMPEMNATVDVSEGPMSGSDTKQFAKAETMIPVRCNNHPWMNAFINVADSPYFAVTGTDGSFTIKGLAPGTYTVAAVHEKLGEQDVQVTVPAKATAKAAFTFQAK from the coding sequence GTGAAGACGCTCGTTACGACCTCGCTCCTCTTTGCCGCCTCCCTCTCGCTCGCCGGATGCAAGTCCAACAAGCCCCAACCTACTGAGTCCACCAACAACGCTGCCGCAGCCGTCCCCGCCGACGCAGGCACGATCTCCGGCGTGGTGAACTTCTCCGGCAAAGCGCCGGAACGCGTCAAGATCGACATGACGATGGATCCGGCGTGCGGCATGACCGCAGGCACGAACCTCAGCGAGCAATTCGTGGTGACCGGCGGAAAGCTCGCCAATGTGTACGTTTACGTAAAGGGCGTGAAGCCGAGCAGCGCGCCCGCAGGCCAGGCACCCGTTTCGCTCGATCAGAAGGGCTGCAAGTACGTGCCGCACGTCATCGCACTGCAGCAGGGCGGAAGCGTAAAGTTCACGAACTCCGACCCCACCATGCATAACGTGCACACCATGCCGGAGATGAATGCCACCGTAGACGTGAGCGAAGGCCCCATGAGCGGCTCCGACACCAAGCAGTTCGCGAAGGCCGAGACAATGATCCCCGTCCGCTGCAACAACCATCCGTGGATGAACGCCTTCATCAACGTCGCCGACTCGCCGTACTTTGCCGTCACCGGCACCGACGGCAGCTTCACCATCAAGGGCCTCGCGCCGGGAACCTATACCGTCGCAGCCGTGCATGAGAAGCTCGGCGAACAGGATGTGCAGGTCACGGTCCCCGCCAAGGCAACCGCAAAGGCCGCGTTTACGTTCCAAGCGAAGTAA
- a CDS encoding lytic transglycosylase domain-containing protein, whose translation MRLVALLALCATGLSAHALERITLRTGFAYDCTRHEPIEGGHVRLYIDKDGSNYVDLSAEQIASVDVLPDPPPPPVVTVAVAPPANVDVRELLSTAGEKHNIDVDLLASVVRAESGGRSRAVSRTGAQGLMQLMPGTAHQLGVQDAFQPDQNINGGTAYLDALLTRYHDNVVLALAAYNAGPGAVDRYHGVPPYRETRQYVTRVVNEFKRRKAAAARQVKLAQR comes from the coding sequence GTGCGTTTGGTTGCGCTGCTGGCGTTGTGTGCCACGGGCCTTTCTGCGCATGCGTTGGAGCGGATCACACTGCGCACAGGCTTTGCGTATGACTGCACGCGGCATGAGCCGATCGAAGGCGGACACGTCCGCCTCTACATCGACAAGGACGGCAGCAACTACGTCGATCTCTCGGCCGAGCAGATCGCCAGCGTGGACGTTCTGCCCGATCCTCCGCCGCCACCCGTGGTGACGGTAGCCGTAGCGCCCCCGGCGAACGTCGACGTGCGTGAGCTGCTCTCGACCGCAGGCGAAAAGCACAACATCGATGTCGACCTGCTGGCAAGCGTAGTCCGCGCCGAAAGCGGCGGACGTTCACGCGCAGTGTCACGCACCGGCGCTCAGGGCCTGATGCAGTTGATGCCCGGCACCGCACATCAGCTTGGCGTGCAGGACGCTTTCCAGCCTGACCAGAACATCAATGGCGGCACGGCGTATCTCGATGCGCTGCTGACCCGCTACCACGACAACGTCGTGCTCGCGCTGGCTGCATACAACGCTGGCCCCGGAGCGGTGGACCGCTACCACGGCGTGCCTCCGTACCGCGAGACGCGCCAGTACGTGACGCGCGTGGTGAACGAGTTCAAGCGCCGCAAAGCGGCCGCAGCTCGTCAGGTAAAACTGGCGCAGCGTTAG
- a CDS encoding threonine synthase, with protein MPKIAYLECARCGHHVSADTPQTLCPLDAGSLYVRYDMDELRRTASRDRVAERAAASPRSLGMWRYADVLPEVEPVSLGEGWTPMLQSKRYSGLLVKEEGANPTGTFKARGLGLAVTMAKHYGLKHLAVPSAGNAASALAAYAAAAGIKAHLYMPQDVPLANHLEGVLYGADVTLVDGLISDCARIVGETIKAQREAGTPAEDIWFDISTLKEPFRVEGKKTMGYELVEQLGWEYPDAVFYPTGGGVGLIGMWKAFEEMEALGWVSGKRPKMYALQATGCAPIATAYDAGAAASEFFQNADTVAAGLRVPKPYGDSIILDIVRNSGGSVVASTDEEILASIADWATNEGLFLSPEGAAATAAYDKLIASGELKSTDRVVLFNTGAGLKYVDTIAEAIKLRRPQLLPKSLPVGGIITPV; from the coding sequence ATGCCTAAGATTGCTTACCTCGAATGTGCACGTTGCGGCCACCACGTATCGGCCGACACTCCGCAAACCCTTTGCCCGCTGGACGCCGGCTCGCTCTACGTCCGCTATGACATGGACGAGCTTCGCCGCACCGCCTCGCGCGACCGCGTCGCCGAGCGCGCCGCTGCGTCGCCGCGCAGCTTGGGCATGTGGCGCTACGCTGATGTGCTGCCGGAAGTCGAGCCTGTGTCGCTCGGCGAAGGCTGGACGCCGATGCTGCAGAGCAAGCGCTACAGCGGCCTGCTCGTGAAGGAAGAGGGCGCGAACCCGACCGGAACCTTCAAGGCGCGCGGTCTCGGTCTGGCCGTGACGATGGCAAAGCACTACGGACTGAAGCACCTCGCCGTGCCATCGGCCGGCAACGCCGCTTCGGCGCTGGCGGCGTACGCTGCCGCGGCGGGCATCAAGGCGCATCTCTACATGCCGCAGGATGTGCCGCTGGCGAACCACCTCGAAGGCGTGCTTTACGGCGCGGACGTAACGCTGGTCGACGGCCTCATCTCCGACTGCGCGCGCATCGTCGGCGAGACGATCAAGGCGCAGCGCGAGGCCGGTACGCCTGCAGAAGATATCTGGTTCGACATCTCCACGCTCAAGGAGCCGTTCCGTGTCGAGGGCAAGAAAACGATGGGCTACGAGCTCGTCGAACAGCTTGGCTGGGAGTATCCGGACGCGGTCTTTTACCCGACCGGCGGTGGTGTGGGGCTGATCGGCATGTGGAAGGCGTTCGAAGAGATGGAGGCGCTCGGGTGGGTCTCCGGCAAACGCCCTAAGATGTACGCGCTTCAGGCCACGGGCTGCGCGCCGATAGCGACGGCTTACGACGCGGGCGCTGCGGCCAGCGAGTTCTTCCAGAACGCCGATACCGTGGCTGCCGGTCTGCGTGTGCCGAAGCCCTACGGCGACTCGATCATCCTGGACATCGTGAGAAACTCAGGCGGCTCGGTCGTGGCGAGCACGGACGAAGAAATTCTGGCGAGCATCGCCGACTGGGCGACCAACGAAGGCCTCTTCCTGTCACCCGAAGGCGCAGCTGCTACGGCGGCTTACGACAAGCTGATCGCCAGCGGGGAGCTGAAGTCAACGGACCGCGTGGTGCTCTTCAACACTGGTGCGGGGCTGAAGTACGTAGACACGATTGCGGAGGCGATCAAGCTGCGTCGGCCGCAGCTTCTGCCGAAGTCGCTTCCGGTAGGCGGCATCATCACGCCGGTTTAG
- the lysC gene encoding lysine-sensitive aspartokinase 3 — translation MSTPRPQIVVMKFGGTSVEDATAMLRTASIVEGRIRKGLRPVVVVSAMAKVTDALLAAAAAAGKNERDEALKISDGLRTRHLGVAAELASGDALTSLQLNVHHDFDALDEMLRGICAVGELTLRSTDNIVSFGERLSSRMVTAAFKHRGMDSAHVDARTVIITDDHYGKAAPDEAKIALALEAGVLPLVEDGKVPVMGGFIGSCNGITTTLGRGGSDYTAALVGGGLHGGAIEIWTDVNGIMTTDPRIVPEALRVKTISFEEAAELAYFGAKVLHPATILPAVQKNIPVWVLNSRNAENEGTVITATQPHCKSPFKSIAAKKRLTIIDIVASRMLLAHGFLKMVFDVFDKYGCAIDMVSTSEVSISVTVDSRESLPEICAELSKIADVKLEGSKALICLVGEDIRGHAGIAGQVFSAVEHVNLRMISQGASEINMSFMINEEDVEEAIRSLHKKFFSSPDPSIFDVEAAAAAKA, via the coding sequence ATGAGCACCCCGCGTCCGCAAATCGTTGTGATGAAGTTCGGTGGCACCTCGGTCGAAGACGCGACCGCGATGCTGCGCACCGCCTCGATCGTTGAGGGCCGTATCCGCAAAGGCCTGCGTCCTGTTGTCGTTGTCTCCGCGATGGCGAAGGTAACCGATGCCCTGCTCGCCGCAGCAGCAGCCGCGGGCAAGAACGAGCGCGATGAAGCGCTGAAGATCAGCGATGGTCTCCGCACGCGCCACCTTGGCGTGGCTGCGGAACTCGCATCGGGTGACGCACTCACCTCGCTGCAGCTCAACGTGCACCACGACTTCGATGCGCTCGACGAAATGCTGCGCGGCATCTGCGCCGTGGGCGAACTCACGCTGCGCTCCACTGACAACATCGTCAGCTTTGGCGAGCGTCTCTCCTCACGCATGGTCACTGCGGCGTTCAAGCACCGCGGCATGGACTCCGCGCACGTGGATGCGCGCACGGTGATCATCACCGACGATCACTACGGTAAGGCCGCGCCCGACGAAGCGAAGATCGCTCTCGCTCTCGAGGCCGGCGTGCTTCCGCTCGTCGAAGACGGCAAAGTTCCGGTCATGGGCGGCTTCATCGGCTCGTGTAACGGCATCACCACCACGCTCGGACGCGGCGGTTCGGACTACACCGCTGCCCTCGTTGGCGGCGGTCTGCACGGCGGCGCCATCGAAATCTGGACCGACGTGAACGGCATCATGACCACCGATCCCCGCATCGTGCCTGAGGCCCTGCGCGTAAAGACGATCAGCTTTGAAGAAGCCGCTGAGTTGGCGTACTTCGGCGCCAAGGTGTTGCACCCCGCGACAATTCTCCCCGCTGTGCAGAAGAACATCCCCGTGTGGGTGCTCAACTCGCGCAACGCCGAGAATGAAGGCACGGTCATCACGGCGACGCAACCGCACTGCAAGAGCCCGTTCAAGTCCATCGCCGCCAAGAAGAGGCTGACGATCATCGACATCGTCGCGAGCCGCATGCTGCTCGCACACGGCTTCCTCAAGATGGTCTTCGACGTCTTCGACAAATACGGTTGCGCGATCGACATGGTCTCGACCTCCGAGGTCTCGATCTCCGTCACGGTGGACTCGCGTGAGTCACTGCCGGAGATCTGCGCGGAACTGTCAAAGATCGCGGACGTAAAGCTCGAAGGCTCCAAGGCGCTCATCTGCCTCGTCGGCGAAGACATTCGCGGCCACGCAGGCATCGCCGGCCAGGTTTTCAGTGCTGTCGAGCATGTGAACCTGCGTATGATTTCGCAGGGTGCCAGCGAAATCAACATGAGCTTCATGATCAACGAAGAAGATGTAGAAGAGGCAATCCGCTCGCTGCACAAAAAGTTCTTCTCTTCGCCAGATCCGAGCATCTTTGACGTAGAAGCTGCAGCCGCAGCCAAGGCATAA
- a CDS encoding lysylphosphatidylglycerol synthase transmembrane domain-containing protein, which produces MLKPRTFLIFVLALLLIAGLWWARTHVAFDWHNLRLQLRTVRWSFVLAGCAVIYLSMTFRAWRWQLLLGSEGRNSSGAKLVAAQFAGFTAVALFGRVADLTRPYLLARRTQTSVATQLAVYSLERAYDLAAAAILFSTTLLFMPRTVPHHEYYVRAGVVAMAGTLFLVGFALAVRFTGMQLASMARGVFRIVSQEFANGVAVKLLDFRQGMLALSSAMQLFAALLWSLAIWALIAAAYFLTARAFVNTAQLAGFTIASTMLLMATSMGGSLFQLPIVGWFTQTGVLAVALHKFFDVPLEVATAAGALMLLTTTLSVVPAGVMAARIEGVSLRTAAQAGEAAAEVS; this is translated from the coding sequence ATGCTCAAGCCCCGCACTTTCCTCATCTTCGTCCTGGCGCTGCTACTCATCGCCGGGCTGTGGTGGGCGCGCACGCATGTTGCCTTCGACTGGCATAATCTTCGGCTGCAACTCCGCACGGTGCGCTGGAGCTTCGTGCTCGCGGGCTGCGCGGTCATCTATCTCTCGATGACATTCCGCGCATGGCGCTGGCAACTGCTGCTGGGCAGCGAAGGGCGCAACAGCTCCGGCGCGAAGCTCGTCGCCGCACAGTTCGCGGGCTTCACCGCGGTTGCGCTCTTCGGTCGCGTTGCCGACCTCACGCGGCCCTATCTGCTCGCCCGGCGCACCCAGACCTCCGTGGCCACGCAGCTTGCGGTCTATTCGCTGGAGCGCGCCTATGATCTCGCCGCGGCGGCGATCCTCTTCTCGACCACGCTGCTCTTCATGCCGCGCACCGTCCCTCACCACGAGTACTACGTCCGCGCAGGTGTCGTGGCGATGGCAGGAACACTCTTCCTCGTCGGCTTTGCGCTGGCCGTGCGCTTCACGGGGATGCAGCTTGCGTCAATGGCTCGCGGCGTCTTCCGCATCGTCTCGCAGGAGTTCGCCAACGGCGTCGCGGTGAAGCTACTAGACTTTCGCCAGGGTATGCTGGCGCTCTCATCTGCGATGCAGCTATTCGCAGCGTTGCTGTGGTCGCTGGCGATCTGGGCTCTGATTGCGGCGGCTTACTTCCTCACCGCGCGAGCGTTCGTCAACACCGCACAGCTCGCAGGCTTCACCATCGCCAGCACAATGCTGCTGATGGCCACAAGCATGGGCGGCTCGCTGTTTCAGCTTCCCATCGTCGGCTGGTTCACGCAAACCGGCGTCCTCGCCGTTGCGCTGCACAAGTTCTTCGACGTACCGCTGGAAGTCGCTACCGCAGCCGGCGCGCTGATGCTCCTCACCACCACTCTCAGCGTTGTGCCAGCGGGAGTGATGGCCGCACGCATCGAAGGCGTCAGTCTTCGCACGGCGGCACAAGCAGGCGAAGCAGCCGCCGAAGTCAGCTAG
- a CDS encoding VWA domain-containing protein, whose amino-acid sequence MMSWRVRVFLLAACMAAFVGVSGRSAAQSQQPDGGTLHVTTQLVVLDVVVTDKKGNLVQRKLTQDDFKVFDNGVEQRIRHFEGPDEHQMPPSATPIVKSAADLSKIGNAPVTILVLDELNTRFEDSAYSRQMMVKYLQTQPAVLPQATQLLVATSTTFQELHDYTQDRDALIQIVKKHMPGIPFKADQRTGAVAVERMAQVMAALQQIAQASTGTAGRKNLLWVGLGFPSASLDGMDDGTIDTIEAAMRRVTSRLLAARVTLYTIDPSPGKTATIIPDTPDDLDMSTDALGNDPMGGSGSISFTSLADSTGGMAFRGRNDIENVIGEGISKGRTYYTLAYVPNSPEGKTDYHKTRITLNDKALIAVTREGYYAHAEADLNPVLDKAMDPKQVRANLQLDLSSALTSALSYNGLALHVQKTNDGHWQLHVDEKGIAWSDPTPEGKQVCEATIAAAWYDAKGKIIGHAASEETYPRGDVGGAEYHLAAEPQATARRIRFVVRDARNGRMGTADVTLP is encoded by the coding sequence ATGATGTCGTGGCGCGTGCGTGTGTTCTTACTGGCTGCCTGCATGGCGGCGTTTGTGGGTGTTTCTGGACGAAGTGCCGCGCAGTCGCAGCAGCCCGATGGCGGCACGCTGCATGTGACGACGCAGCTCGTCGTGCTGGACGTTGTGGTGACCGACAAGAAGGGCAACCTCGTCCAGCGCAAGCTCACCCAGGACGACTTTAAGGTATTCGACAACGGCGTCGAGCAGCGCATCCGCCACTTTGAAGGCCCGGACGAACACCAGATGCCGCCCAGCGCGACGCCGATTGTGAAGTCTGCAGCTGACCTCTCGAAGATTGGGAACGCACCGGTGACCATCCTTGTGCTGGATGAGCTGAACACACGTTTCGAGGACTCTGCGTACTCGCGCCAGATGATGGTGAAGTATCTCCAAACCCAGCCTGCGGTATTGCCGCAGGCGACGCAGTTACTTGTCGCCACCAGTACGACCTTTCAGGAGCTTCACGACTATACGCAGGACCGCGACGCGTTGATCCAGATTGTGAAGAAGCACATGCCGGGCATTCCGTTCAAAGCCGACCAGCGCACCGGTGCTGTGGCCGTGGAGCGAATGGCTCAGGTGATGGCTGCGTTGCAGCAGATCGCGCAGGCCTCTACCGGAACCGCCGGCCGTAAGAATCTGCTGTGGGTGGGCCTTGGTTTCCCGTCGGCGTCGCTGGATGGCATGGACGACGGCACGATCGACACGATTGAAGCGGCGATGCGCCGCGTAACTTCGCGCCTGCTCGCAGCGCGCGTGACTCTTTACACGATCGATCCCTCACCAGGAAAGACGGCCACAATCATCCCGGATACGCCCGATGATCTCGACATGTCCACCGACGCGCTGGGCAATGATCCGATGGGCGGCAGCGGTTCGATCAGCTTTACGAGCCTTGCCGACTCGACAGGTGGCATGGCCTTCCGCGGTCGTAACGACATCGAAAACGTCATTGGCGAAGGTATCAGTAAGGGCCGAACGTACTACACGCTGGCGTACGTGCCGAACTCGCCCGAGGGCAAGACGGATTACCACAAGACGCGGATCACGCTGAACGATAAAGCCCTGATCGCGGTCACGCGCGAGGGTTACTACGCTCATGCCGAAGCTGACTTGAACCCGGTGCTCGATAAGGCGATGGACCCGAAGCAGGTGCGAGCGAACCTGCAGCTCGACCTGAGCTCTGCGCTCACGTCGGCGCTGTCGTACAACGGGCTGGCGCTGCATGTACAGAAGACCAACGATGGTCACTGGCAGCTTCACGTCGATGAGAAGGGCATCGCCTGGTCGGACCCTACGCCTGAAGGCAAGCAGGTTTGCGAGGCGACGATCGCTGCGGCCTGGTACGACGCCAAGGGCAAGATCATCGGCCACGCCGCCAGCGAAGAGACGTATCCGCGTGGCGACGTGGGCGGAGCGGAGTATCACCTTGCCGCTGAGCCTCAGGCCACCGCGCGTCGCATTCGCTTCGTGGTGCGCGATGCGCGCAATGGCCGCATGGGCACCGCTGACGTCACGCTGCCCTAG
- a CDS encoding HAD-IIB family hydrolase: MISNDTPPRLIAIDMDGTLLNSEGQVSSANRAAIRAAEEAGCEVVIATGRRHSFAMQPLRTLGLNPAHALISSNGTVIRSVNADLLHRSHLSVASARWLVEHADEFRSAMVFTFDRVQPSGFDHRGALVALHEHELNDNIGRWMEANRPYFEYVDKLESSLANEDDAPIQAMLCGSLERMEAALNRLLESQRVAMAGEETDASEITIHRTAYPGKDLMIVDILPARCSKASALEILAKMRGCTAEDVVAIGDNWNDLPMLEYAGRPIVMANAVDSLLDLGHERGWLIAPSNDEDGVQWAIEQCLANPAQCLAQPAAGA; this comes from the coding sequence ATGATTTCGAACGACACGCCGCCGCGCCTCATCGCCATCGATATGGATGGCACCCTCCTCAACTCCGAGGGGCAGGTGAGCAGCGCGAATCGCGCCGCCATTCGCGCCGCGGAAGAAGCAGGCTGCGAGGTGGTCATCGCCACCGGTCGGCGCCACTCGTTCGCCATGCAGCCGCTGCGTACGCTCGGTCTGAACCCAGCCCACGCACTCATCAGCTCCAATGGCACCGTCATTCGCTCAGTGAACGCGGATCTGCTGCATCGAAGCCATCTTTCTGTTGCGTCGGCTCGCTGGCTGGTCGAACATGCCGACGAGTTCCGCTCGGCAATGGTCTTCACCTTCGACCGCGTACAGCCCTCGGGCTTCGACCATCGCGGCGCTCTCGTCGCGCTGCACGAGCATGAACTGAACGACAACATCGGCCGCTGGATGGAAGCCAACCGTCCCTACTTCGAGTACGTCGACAAGCTTGAAAGCTCGCTCGCCAACGAAGACGACGCTCCCATTCAGGCGATGCTCTGTGGCTCGCTCGAACGCATGGAAGCGGCACTGAATCGCCTGCTGGAAAGCCAGCGCGTAGCGATGGCCGGCGAAGAAACCGATGCATCCGAGATCACGATCCACCGCACGGCATATCCCGGCAAGGACCTGATGATCGTGGACATCCTGCCCGCGCGCTGCTCGAAGGCTTCGGCGCTGGAAATCCTGGCAAAAATGCGCGGCTGCACTGCGGAAGACGTTGTAGCCATCGGTGACAACTGGAACGACCTGCCGATGCTCGAGTACGCCGGACGCCCGATTGTGATGGCGAACGCGGTTGATTCCCTGCTCGACCTGGGACACGAACGCGGCTGGCTTATCGCCCCATCAAACGATGAGGACGGCGTGCAGTGGGCCATCGAACAATGTTTGGCAAATCCCGCGCAATGCCTCGCGCAACCCGCCGCTGGGGCCTGA
- a CDS encoding isocitrate/isopropylmalate dehydrogenase family protein, with amino-acid sequence MAEVRTHKITLVPGDGIGPEVSAVMVAAVEAAGKKFGAAFEWHSFEAGADAHAKNGVLIPEELYKSIETNKVAIKGPTATPIGGGFSSINVAMRKKFDLYANVRPVKSLPGLETKYPGIDLVIFRENTEDLYAGLEVMVNPDIAQSLKIITRKGSTRIAEAAFEYAKNNGRKKVHSIHKANIMKMSDGLFIKCTKEVAEKNTEIAYFEHIVDNACMQLVMNPYQYDVILTENLYGDILSDLCSGLIGGLGLVPGANIGKDCAIFEAVHGSAPDIAGQDKANPTALLQSAVMMLHYLGENEAGTALQSAIEKVYAEGKTLTGDVGGNAGTKAFGEAVLAAL; translated from the coding sequence ATGGCTGAAGTTCGCACACACAAGATCACGCTGGTTCCCGGCGATGGCATTGGTCCTGAAGTCTCGGCAGTGATGGTCGCCGCGGTGGAAGCTGCCGGCAAGAAGTTCGGCGCTGCCTTCGAGTGGCACTCTTTTGAAGCCGGCGCGGACGCCCACGCGAAGAACGGTGTACTGATCCCCGAAGAGCTCTACAAGTCGATCGAGACGAACAAGGTCGCCATCAAGGGACCGACCGCGACTCCCATCGGCGGCGGCTTCTCGTCGATCAACGTGGCGATGCGCAAGAAGTTCGACCTCTACGCGAACGTACGCCCGGTGAAGTCCCTGCCCGGCCTTGAGACAAAGTACCCCGGCATCGATCTCGTGATCTTCCGCGAGAATACCGAAGATCTCTACGCCGGCCTCGAAGTGATGGTCAACCCCGACATCGCGCAGAGCCTGAAGATCATCACGCGCAAGGGTTCGACACGTATCGCCGAGGCCGCCTTCGAGTATGCGAAGAACAACGGCCGCAAGAAGGTGCACTCGATTCACAAGGCAAACATCATGAAGATGTCCGACGGACTCTTCATCAAGTGCACGAAGGAAGTCGCGGAGAAGAACACCGAGATCGCCTACTTCGAGCACATCGTGGACAACGCCTGCATGCAGCTTGTGATGAACCCGTACCAGTACGATGTGATCCTTACCGAGAACCTCTACGGCGACATCCTCAGCGATCTCTGCTCGGGCCTCATCGGCGGCCTCGGCCTGGTCCCGGGCGCGAACATCGGCAAGGACTGCGCGATCTTCGAGGCCGTGCACGGCTCGGCTCCGGACATCGCAGGTCAGGACAAGGCGAACCCCACGGCGTTGCTGCAGTCGGCCGTGATGATGCTGCACTACCTTGGCGAGAACGAGGCAGGTACGGCGCTGCAGTCCGCTATCGAAAAGGTCTACGCCGAAGGCAAGACGCTGACCGGCGACGTTGGCGGCAACGCTGGCACGAAGGCATTCGGCGAAGCGGTTCTCGCAGCGCTGTAA